A genome region from Cryomorphaceae bacterium 1068 includes the following:
- a CDS encoding prolyl oligopeptidase family serine peptidase, with product MRLLFLLLIQLGFSITVFSQSQIKLEGKVLDGVSKKPLSFAYVTLNGVALGTVTNGEGTFKLNIPQVHSDKSIVFSYLGYERQIIAIDALKKMSPLVVSLEKDVTLIEEVVIKPDKSISAKQLLKKVIKNIEENYSQEPVILEGYYRETVAENGAFISYADAAAEIHYAPYQEKSYKWSDYRMEAQSSISSLSNSNMYNGKSLHRAHFHFQTVKDDQAKVIDSRSSKNLTTTDMFANVQCGPMGVFSKDYLKYKAAFFSDKKFKKFNYELGEVLIDGVGYVYVLSFRTALTKELMEELEAKNSYKPYAKAHRNKVLQGKIYIDKESFAVLKFESSVPDEFKEYFCSYTTMNYKHFDYKLNIEYQKIGDKYYLKSLRHEDEFILNDTITNNITPYYAVSQFWVDEVKTEEVKPFDMTEVFANLTTNQLFDLPLEYHEDFWKDYTAKYPIAIIPDSIRKDMEGKTPLEKQFADKHKRNDSLPAPIAKKIPTETKIHKTTLTDDYAWLKQPKDPLRNPDIKEYLVAENEYMDNYFIPLRKSQRELFAELTARLDKEDESIPAEKDGYWYQTKWTEDDEYPIYLRRKEGREEWDTLMNVNVMAKDYDYYSAGGITVSPNTKLMSYYENTTGSDKVMVKFKNLETGLPIKDSLTDVSGILWLNDHQLLYTMQEPKTNRTYRLKLHELNTPQNGDSLLYEEGDYRFQISISKSKSKDYIYMSAGSSNTSEVHFMNVEAVEEGFHLMAPREGTHEYMVTDYAHEFYIISNKDNPNFEVFKCDESAYNKSDWKSFLQPKKGTRLTEFAIFDDFLVLGETENMENRLKVIEKESGKSRYLKIKEDLHMVSLGYNPKFDTDTLQYSISSMKMPGEAWNYNMRTDEKRLVKKQEVKYHYSGRWIKNKRVWAEARDGTKIPITLLYRNWDVNKKNSYKRMYMTSYGSYGAGSESGFNSSIYSLINRGFVYAIAHVRGGGELGQAWHDGGKMMNKKNTFTDFIDCAEFLIEEGYARKGNIVAQGGSAGGLLMGSVVNMRPDLFKFVILDVPFVDVINTMLDDKLPLTTIEYEEWGNPNDKKAFEYMLSYSPYDNVSAQDYPHMLFTTGVNDTRVGYWEPAKMVAKLRDVKTDDNLLLLKTNLSAGHGGGSGRYDRYKDMAYEFAVIFDIFSSDILEEAAEKAAAEKADAKK from the coding sequence ATGAGACTCCTCTTTCTACTGCTGATTCAGCTCGGTTTTTCCATTACGGTATTTTCTCAATCGCAAATCAAGCTGGAAGGAAAGGTACTGGATGGCGTAAGCAAAAAGCCGCTTTCATTTGCCTACGTTACGCTAAACGGGGTAGCATTGGGTACCGTGACCAATGGTGAAGGGACCTTTAAATTGAACATCCCTCAAGTGCACAGCGACAAGAGCATTGTATTCTCTTACCTCGGTTACGAGCGTCAGATCATTGCCATCGATGCCTTAAAAAAGATGAGCCCACTGGTGGTAAGCTTGGAAAAAGATGTGACCCTGATTGAGGAGGTGGTCATTAAGCCCGACAAAAGCATATCGGCGAAGCAGTTGCTTAAAAAGGTGATAAAGAACATCGAGGAAAACTATTCGCAAGAACCCGTCATATTGGAGGGTTATTATAGAGAAACAGTTGCCGAAAATGGTGCATTTATTTCCTATGCAGATGCTGCCGCAGAAATACACTACGCACCCTATCAGGAGAAATCATACAAGTGGAGTGACTACCGAATGGAAGCGCAAAGCTCCATCTCTTCTTTGAGCAACTCCAATATGTACAACGGAAAGAGCTTGCACCGAGCGCATTTTCACTTTCAGACCGTAAAGGACGATCAGGCAAAAGTGATTGATTCGCGATCGAGTAAAAACCTCACCACTACCGATATGTTTGCCAATGTGCAATGCGGGCCGATGGGGGTTTTTAGTAAAGATTATTTAAAGTATAAGGCCGCATTTTTTAGCGACAAGAAGTTCAAGAAATTCAATTACGAATTGGGAGAAGTCCTAATTGACGGAGTGGGATACGTCTATGTATTGTCTTTCAGAACGGCACTAACCAAAGAATTGATGGAGGAGCTGGAGGCAAAAAACAGTTATAAGCCTTATGCCAAGGCGCATCGAAATAAGGTATTGCAAGGGAAGATTTACATCGACAAAGAGAGTTTTGCCGTCCTGAAATTTGAGAGTTCTGTACCGGATGAATTCAAGGAGTACTTCTGCAGTTACACCACGATGAACTACAAGCACTTTGACTACAAGCTGAACATTGAATACCAAAAAATCGGCGATAAGTATTACCTGAAAAGCCTTCGGCACGAGGACGAGTTTATCCTAAACGATACCATTACCAATAACATCACTCCCTACTATGCAGTGAGTCAGTTTTGGGTAGATGAAGTGAAGACCGAAGAGGTGAAGCCGTTTGACATGACTGAGGTATTTGCCAACCTTACCACCAATCAACTCTTTGACCTTCCGCTGGAATACCATGAAGACTTCTGGAAAGACTACACGGCGAAATACCCGATAGCCATTATTCCCGATAGCATCAGAAAAGATATGGAGGGCAAGACGCCCTTGGAAAAGCAATTTGCCGATAAGCACAAGCGAAACGATAGCCTCCCCGCCCCCATTGCCAAAAAGATTCCGACAGAAACGAAGATTCATAAAACTACCTTAACCGATGACTATGCCTGGTTAAAGCAACCAAAGGATCCCCTCCGTAACCCCGACATCAAGGAATACCTGGTGGCGGAGAATGAGTACATGGACAATTACTTCATTCCGCTCAGGAAAAGCCAGCGAGAGCTGTTTGCGGAGCTCACCGCCCGACTGGATAAAGAGGATGAATCCATCCCCGCTGAAAAGGATGGCTATTGGTACCAAACCAAATGGACGGAAGACGATGAATACCCCATTTACCTGCGCCGAAAAGAGGGGCGCGAAGAATGGGATACCCTGATGAATGTCAATGTGATGGCGAAAGATTACGACTACTACTCAGCGGGAGGAATTACGGTAAGTCCGAATACCAAATTGATGTCGTACTACGAGAATACCACGGGTAGCGATAAGGTGATGGTTAAGTTCAAGAACCTTGAAACGGGGCTTCCTATCAAGGACTCCCTGACGGATGTATCAGGTATCCTTTGGCTCAATGACCACCAATTGCTCTACACCATGCAGGAGCCCAAAACCAACCGCACCTACCGCCTGAAGCTCCACGAATTGAATACGCCTCAGAATGGCGACTCTTTGCTCTACGAGGAAGGAGATTACCGATTTCAGATCTCGATCTCGAAATCTAAATCGAAGGATTACATCTACATGAGCGCAGGCAGCAGCAATACGAGTGAAGTACACTTCATGAATGTAGAGGCCGTAGAGGAAGGGTTTCACCTGATGGCTCCGCGAGAGGGAACCCACGAGTATATGGTGACGGATTACGCCCACGAATTTTACATTATTAGCAATAAAGACAACCCGAATTTTGAAGTCTTCAAGTGTGATGAAAGTGCTTACAACAAAAGCGATTGGAAGAGCTTCCTGCAACCCAAGAAAGGAACGCGTTTAACCGAATTTGCCATCTTCGATGACTTCCTCGTGCTCGGAGAAACGGAAAACATGGAAAACCGCTTGAAAGTCATTGAGAAGGAAAGCGGCAAATCCCGCTACCTGAAAATCAAGGAAGACCTCCATATGGTTTCGCTCGGTTACAACCCGAAGTTTGATACGGACACCCTGCAGTACTCCATTTCTTCCATGAAAATGCCTGGAGAAGCATGGAATTACAACATGCGAACGGACGAGAAGCGATTGGTTAAGAAGCAAGAAGTCAAATACCACTACAGCGGAAGATGGATCAAGAACAAGAGGGTCTGGGCCGAGGCGCGCGATGGTACGAAGATTCCGATTACTCTGCTCTACAGAAATTGGGATGTAAACAAGAAGAACAGCTACAAGCGCATGTACATGACTTCTTACGGGAGTTATGGAGCGGGCAGTGAATCGGGATTTAATAGTTCCATCTATAGCTTGATCAACCGTGGTTTTGTTTATGCCATCGCTCACGTGAGAGGCGGAGGAGAACTGGGACAAGCCTGGCACGACGGTGGCAAGATGATGAACAAAAAAAACACCTTTACCGACTTTATAGATTGCGCCGAGTTTTTGATTGAAGAGGGTTATGCCCGAAAAGGAAATATCGTGGCACAAGGTGGAAGTGCCGGTGGCTTACTAATGGGAAGCGTAGTGAATATGCGCCCTGACCTTTTCAAGTTCGTTATTCTGGATGTTCCCTTTGTAGATGTGATCAACACCATGCTGGACGACAAGCTTCCGCTTACCACCATTGAGTACGAGGAATGGGGAAACCCCAATGACAAAAAGGCTTTTGAATACATGTTGAGCTATAGCCCTTACGATAACGTGTCGGCTCAAGACTATCCGCATATGCTCTTTACCACGGGCGTAAACGATACCAGAGTGGGCTATTGGGAGCCGGCAAAAATGGTAGCTAAATTACGTGACGTGAAAACGGACGACAATCTACTGCTCCTGAAAACGAACTTGAGTGCCGGTCACGGTGGTGGCTCAGGCAGATACGATCGGTACAAAGACATGGCTTATGAATTTGCCGTGATCTTCGACATTTTCTCTAGCGATATACTCGAAGAAGCGGCAGAAAAGGCCGCCGCCGAAAAAGCAGACGCAAAGAAATAG
- a CDS encoding YegP family protein: MEPHFIINHLEEGVEVNFIKSKGKTLLEWKKFPDVETADRCIKKLKRYRNFNSYRYDFKNGEWRFYLLDSTEARICFSHGYSSKQKAEDGVKFFIRGMHNARTKENKFRE, translated from the coding sequence ATGGAACCGCATTTCATTATCAACCATTTGGAGGAGGGGGTAGAGGTGAATTTTATAAAGAGTAAAGGGAAAACTCTTTTGGAGTGGAAAAAATTTCCCGATGTAGAAACGGCAGATCGCTGCATTAAAAAACTCAAGCGCTACCGCAACTTCAATAGCTACCGCTACGATTTTAAAAACGGTGAGTGGCGGTTTTACCTCTTGGATTCAACCGAGGCCAGGATTTGCTTTAGCCATGGGTATTCTTCCAAGCAAAAGGCAGAAGATGGAGTGAAGTTCTTCATTCGAGGGATGCACAACGCGCGGACGAAAGAGAATAAGTTTCGGGAGTAG
- a CDS encoding ChbG/HpnK family deacetylase: MKVIFTADDFGVYDQIDNAVIQAAEAGKINSVAVFPNGFGLSKKIERLKAAAKRGGVNLEIGCHLTTCSGSPLTQVTKNFVNGKVFKPYNKVRRASKAEKTRELDSLYRELHAQIEALKGITEIRHLTCHNNTLSWFEDYFEVYLKVAKEQGLPIRSPFFVPEDQFDRYQKAMGLLNYQLTGKKRTRLSYKSWRETYRKKYPKLIKVHGVAHPSILFSDHYGPPPILSLSEGDLAGELVRKKKAMTEVFDKHVKEHNHVEVVFHIIENNIAKRKKLKGLLKKGWYSGVNHKYVDGRMTEMRSLMSLQRPNGVEFESWKNLK, from the coding sequence ATGAAAGTCATCTTTACAGCTGACGATTTTGGCGTTTATGACCAAATCGATAATGCGGTGATCCAAGCCGCCGAGGCAGGAAAAATCAATAGTGTGGCTGTTTTTCCGAATGGATTCGGATTGAGTAAGAAAATAGAGCGGCTGAAAGCCGCTGCCAAGAGAGGAGGAGTGAACCTGGAGATAGGTTGCCACCTCACCACCTGTTCGGGCAGTCCATTGACACAAGTCACCAAGAATTTTGTAAATGGAAAAGTTTTCAAACCATACAACAAGGTGCGAAGAGCGAGCAAAGCAGAAAAGACGCGCGAGCTCGATAGCCTTTACCGAGAGCTTCATGCTCAAATAGAAGCCCTAAAAGGAATTACCGAGATCAGGCACCTCACTTGCCACAACAATACCTTATCGTGGTTTGAAGATTACTTTGAGGTATACCTCAAGGTAGCCAAGGAGCAAGGTCTTCCCATTCGATCGCCGTTTTTCGTTCCCGAAGATCAATTTGACCGCTACCAAAAAGCCATGGGGCTTCTCAACTACCAACTTACGGGAAAGAAAAGAACACGCTTGTCTTATAAAAGCTGGCGAGAGACGTATCGGAAGAAGTATCCTAAGCTCATTAAGGTACATGGGGTTGCCCATCCCTCTATTCTCTTTTCAGATCATTACGGGCCCCCACCGATCCTTTCGTTAAGCGAAGGCGATCTGGCCGGAGAGTTGGTCCGCAAGAAGAAGGCGATGACCGAAGTATTTGATAAACACGTGAAAGAGCACAACCATGTGGAAGTGGTATTTCATATCATCGAAAACAATATAGCCAAGCGCAAAAAGCTGAAAGGACTGCTGAAGAAGGGTTGGTATTCAGGCGTGAATCACAAATATGTAGACGGCCGCATGACGGAGATGAGATCACTGATGTCTCTGCAAAGACCCAACGGAGTTGAATTTGAATCATGGAAAAATTTAAAATAA
- a CDS encoding patatin-like phospholipase family protein: protein METRNKVRILSIDGGGIRGVIPAQVLVYMEQRIQAVKGPDARLADYVDMIVGTSTGAILGALLLVPDENGRPKYTAQDALDFYVKHGETIFNKSIKRKSMFKRLFKASKFGAKNLEKLFDEKLGSLKLSELLKPCIITSYNLTYRDALFFNSREDDEGAGDFLVKDVLRSTSAAPTYFDPAHIFSIGGARKDKMVNVDGGVFANNPSMCAYAEGRKTRFPDWQDKDDPNKKFPTAKNMLLLSLGTGGGRPELGFTSDAHKWGMLDWAKKTPEIMMDGGLDMVNHQVALLFDSLSTENDRKNFKRVDYPKLPPGQKPPYDSDMSNADRGNIERLVSSGLVTIKNANESSEKAHTLDAYVDLLMEAG, encoded by the coding sequence ATGGAAACGCGAAATAAAGTAAGGATTCTTTCCATCGATGGTGGAGGAATCAGAGGAGTGATACCCGCACAAGTTCTCGTTTATATGGAGCAGAGAATTCAAGCTGTCAAGGGTCCTGATGCCAGGCTGGCAGACTATGTCGATATGATTGTCGGAACAAGTACGGGAGCTATTCTCGGTGCACTCCTTTTGGTGCCGGATGAGAATGGCAGACCTAAGTACACCGCACAAGATGCCCTTGATTTCTACGTGAAACACGGCGAAACGATCTTCAATAAATCCATCAAGCGAAAATCTATGTTCAAGAGGCTATTCAAGGCGTCAAAGTTTGGAGCGAAAAATCTGGAGAAACTCTTTGATGAGAAATTGGGCTCTTTGAAATTAAGTGAATTGCTGAAGCCCTGCATCATCACGTCTTACAATCTCACCTACCGCGACGCTCTGTTTTTTAACAGTAGAGAGGATGACGAGGGTGCAGGAGATTTTTTGGTAAAAGATGTTCTTCGCTCCACCTCTGCTGCACCAACCTATTTTGACCCCGCTCATATATTCTCGATTGGTGGTGCGAGAAAGGACAAAATGGTGAATGTAGATGGAGGCGTTTTTGCCAACAATCCTTCTATGTGTGCCTACGCAGAAGGGCGGAAAACTCGTTTCCCCGATTGGCAAGACAAGGATGATCCCAACAAGAAATTTCCCACGGCCAAGAATATGCTCCTGCTATCGCTGGGAACAGGTGGTGGGCGGCCCGAATTAGGATTTACCTCTGATGCACACAAATGGGGAATGCTGGACTGGGCCAAGAAGACTCCCGAGATCATGATGGACGGAGGCCTGGATATGGTCAATCACCAGGTAGCATTGCTTTTCGATTCGCTAAGTACAGAGAATGATCGCAAGAATTTCAAGCGTGTCGATTACCCCAAATTGCCGCCTGGCCAAAAGCCGCCATACGATTCTGATATGTCTAATGCTGACCGAGGAAATATAGAAAGACTGGTGTCGAGTGGGCTCGTCACGATTAAGAACGCCAATGAATCTTCTGAGAAAGCACACACCTTAGATGCCTACGTCGACCTATTGATGGAGGCGGGTTAA
- a CDS encoding GldM family protein, whose amino-acid sequence MSQTSSLNLLLGTVCLMAATACNKNQPETSSSETAGQVDTVYVVDTVYVDRPVSPTPPDNTGDSLTSPAPAFAPFASISAAKMNVFYIGVDNPIVVNTGGVDPSLLSVTGSGGITIAHAGGANYRVNASTPGIATVSVSGPVQASQTFRVKRTPDPIARLSNKSGGSMGSGEFKAQGGVGAFLDHFDFDAVCGVSGFTLVYVAKRQDPIESINQGARYNENSRRLIRNAKPGDIYYFENIRAKCPGDQASRKINSMVFKIR is encoded by the coding sequence ATGAGCCAAACTTCCTCCTTAAACCTGCTATTGGGTACGGTATGCCTAATGGCGGCCACCGCCTGCAACAAAAACCAGCCCGAAACAAGCAGTTCTGAAACGGCCGGACAAGTCGATACAGTCTACGTGGTTGACACCGTTTACGTCGATCGACCGGTTTCTCCAACTCCACCTGACAATACCGGAGACTCACTCACTTCGCCTGCACCGGCTTTTGCGCCCTTTGCCTCCATTTCTGCGGCTAAAATGAATGTATTTTACATTGGAGTTGACAACCCCATTGTTGTAAACACGGGTGGTGTTGATCCTTCGCTGCTATCGGTGACGGGGAGCGGTGGAATCACAATTGCCCATGCGGGGGGTGCCAATTACAGGGTGAATGCTTCGACACCCGGCATAGCGACCGTCAGCGTCTCAGGCCCTGTACAAGCTTCTCAAACCTTCAGGGTTAAGCGCACTCCCGATCCCATCGCACGCTTGAGCAATAAGAGCGGCGGATCTATGGGAAGCGGCGAGTTTAAAGCGCAAGGAGGCGTGGGTGCTTTTCTCGACCATTTCGATTTTGACGCAGTTTGTGGCGTCTCGGGTTTTACCTTGGTATACGTGGCTAAGAGACAAGACCCGATAGAGTCCATAAATCAGGGTGCCCGCTACAACGAAAACAGCAGAAGGTTGATTCGAAATGCAAAACCCGGTGATATATATTACTTCGAAAATATTCGCGCCAAATGCCCCGGCGATCAGGCATCGCGAAAAATTAACTCCATGGTTTTTAAGATCAGGTAG